GACCGCGAAGCCGACGGTGCGTCCGACGCCCGGATCGACCGGCGCCCCCTCGTTGCCGCCGCCCACCGCCACTCCCAGCCCGTCCGGCAGCCCCACCCCGGCCCCGTCCACACCTGGCCCGACCCCGTCGGGCGGCACGCCGACGCCGAGCAGCCCAGCGCCCAGCGGCTCCGCTTCCACCAACCCGGCGTCGCCATCGGCAAGTCCCACAGGTACGACGCCGGTCACCTCCTGACGGTCGCCGCCGTCGGAGCAGGCCGGAGCCCATGCGCTTGCGAGGTAGTCCGGCCGTGAAGTCGCGGCGTCCGGATGGCATTACCAAACGTCCGGCGACCGCCGCGGCCTGGTCGCGTGCGGTCAAGGCCAGTGCCAGCGGTGATCGCAGGCATCGCTGATGTGAGAGTTGATCACCAAGTGGTCGCAGGTCTACCGTGAGCCACACTGCCGCAGGGTCGCTTGCCCGGGGACCTTCCGGAAGCCAGGCGCCCGGTCGCGGCGCGGGTGAGGTCGAGGCCGACAGCAGGGCGACCCGGTGGCCGACGATTCTGTGCCTGCGGAGGATTGGCGCCACATCCTGGACCTGTTGCGGTACCTCGCCCGCCGCGTCTGGCGAGCGGATTGACCGCCGCAGGCGGTGCCGTCGCCGGGGCGGGTGGCGGGGCGGATCGGGCAGCCTGCACGATGGTTGCCGTGACCGCCGCCGCCCGTGTGCCGCTTGCCACGCTGGACGCGGTGCTGGAACGGCTGACGTATGTCAACGAGGAGACGGGCTACACCGTCGCCCGGGTGGCTACCGACCGCAGCGCGGACCTGTTGACCGTGGTGGGGTCGTTGTTGGGGGCGCAGCCTGGGGAGAGCCTGCGGTTGTCGGGGCGGTGGTCGTCGCATCCGAAGTACGGCCGGCAGTTCGAGCTCGACTCCTACACCACGGTCCTGCCGGCCACGATCCAGGGCATCCAGCGCTACCTCGGCTCGGGCCTGGTCAAAGGCATCGGGCCGGTGTTCGCCGAGCGGATCGTGGCGCATTTCGGCCTGGACACCCTGCGGGTCATCGAGGAGGAACGCTCCCGGCTGGTGGAGGTGCCGGGGCTGGGGCCGAAGCGCACGGCGAAGATCACGGCGGCGTGGGAGGAGCAGAAGGCCATCAAGGAGGTGATGGTCTTCCTGCAAGGCGTCGGGGTGTCCACCTCCCTGGCGGTGCGGATCTTCAAGCAGTACGGCGACGCGTCCATCGACGTGGTCGTTAAGGAGCCCTACCGGCTGGCCGCGGACGTGTGGGGCATCGGGTTCAAGACCGCCGACACCATCGCCCAAGCCGTCGGCATCCCCCACGACAGCCCCCAGCGGGTCATGGCCGGCCTGCAGTACACCCTGTCCGAGGCCACCGACCGCGGCCACTGCTACCTGCCCGCACCCGAGCTCGTCGCCGACGCCACGAAGATCCTCGACGTGCCCGGCGACCTCGTCACCCGCTGCCTCGACGACCTCGCCGCCGACGAAGGCGTCGTCCACGAGACGCTGCCCGGCGGCGACGGTGAGCCGGTGCAGGCGGTGTACCTGGTGCCGTTCCACCGCGCCGAGCAGTCCCTCGCCGGGTCCCTGTTGCGCCTGCTCAACGACCGGGCCGACCGGCTGCCCCATTTCGCCGGAGTCGACTGGGGCAAGGCTCTCGCGTGGTTGAAGGCGCGCACCGGCGCCGACCTGGCTCGAGAGCAGGAGCAGGCCGTCCGCCTGGCGCTGACGTCGAAGGTGGCGGTGCTGACGGGCGGCCCGGGCTGCGGCAAGAGCTTCACCGTCCGCTCCATCGTCGAACTCGCCGCCGCCAAGAAAGCCAAGGTCACCCTCGTCGCTCCGACCGGCCGCGCCGCCAAGCGCCTGTCCGAGCTGACCGGCCACCCCGCGGCCACGGTGCACCGGCTGCTGCAGCTGCGCCCCGGCGGGGACGCCTCCTACGACCGGGACAACCCCCTCGACGTGGACCTGCTCGTGGTGGACGAGGCCTCCATGCTCGACCTGATCCTGGCCAACAAACTCGTCAAAGCCGTCCCACCCGGCGCGCACCTGCTGCTGGTCGGCGACGTCGACCAACTCCCCTCCGTCGGCGCCGGCGAAGTCCTCCGCGACCTGCTCGCCGCCCCCGCGATCCCGCGGGTGCGGTTGACGCAGATCTTCCGCCAGGCCGCCCAGTCCGGTGTCGTCACCAACGCCCACCGCATCAACGCCGGCCGGCCACCCCTCCTGGAAGGCCTGTCGGACTTCTTCCTGTTCGCCTGCGACGACACAGACGCCACCGCCGCTCTGACCGTCGACGTCGCCTGCACCCGCATCCCGGCGCGCTACGGGCTCGACCCGCGCCGGGACGTGCAGGTCCTCACCCCCATGCACCGCGGCCCCGCCGGCGCCGGCGCCCTCAACACCCTGCTCCAGCAGCGGCTCACCCCGCAGCGGGAGGGCCAGCCGGAGCGGCGCATGGGTGGGCGGGTGTTCCGGATCGGCGACAAGGTCACCCAGATCCGCAACAACTACGACAAGGGCCAAGCCGGCGTCTTCAACGGCACCCTCGGCATCGTCACCGCCCTCTCCCCCGAGGAACAGACCCTCACGGTACGCACCGACGAGGACGAAAGCATCGACTACGACTTCGACGAACTCGACGAACTCGCCCACGCCTACGCCATGACCATCCACCGCTCCCAAGGCTCCGAATACCCGGCCGTCGTCATCCCCCTGACCACGAGCGCGTGGATGATGCTGCAGCGCAACCTGCTCTACACCGCCGTCACCCGCGCCAAGAAACTCGTCGTCCTCGTCGGCTCCCGCCGCGCCCTCGCCGCCGCCGTGCGCACCGTCGGCGCCGGCCGCCGCCACACCGCCCTCGACCACCGCCTCACCTGATGGGAGCTGTCGGGTCAGCCGCCGACACCGACCAATCGAACGCTTGTACGATGCCGTAGTGGAAGACGTGGCCGGAAGGTGGTGGAACGGAATCTGGGGACGCCTGGCCCGCCGCGACGTGTGGCTGACCCGCGAAGTCCGGTGGAAGGTCGTCGCCCGCGCCGGGGACAGCGAGACCGGCCGAGTGCTGCGGTGGGAGTTCGACACCGAAGCCGAGGCCCGCGCCATGGTCGAACGTCTCCTCACGGCCGACGCCGGGGGCACCTGGCGCCAGCAGGCCGGTGACGCCGCCTCACCCCCGCCTCGCTGACGGCACGCCGCCCGGCCGGCGACCCACGCCACACGCGGGGTCGCAGCCGCCAGCCGGGCGGTCTGCAGGGGGTCAGGAGCTGCAGGTGTTGAGCATGCTCTGCAGCGCGGACTTCTCCGAGGACTGCAGCTTCAGGCCCCAGCTGTACTTCACGGTGATCCACATCTTGCTGTAGGTGCACCGGTACGACGACAGGGGCGGCTGCCAGGTCGACGGGTCCTGGTCACCCTTGGACTGGTTGACGTTGTCGGTGACGGCGATCAGCTGCGGGCGGGTGAGGTCGTTGGCGAAGCTCTGCCGCTTGCTGGTCGTCCAGGAGCTGGCCCCGGAGCGCCACGCCTCGGCCAGGGGCACGACGTGGTCGATGTCGACGTCCGAGGCCGCGGTCCAGGTCGCGCCGTCATAGGGGCTGTACCAGCGGCCGGATGTGGCAGCGCAGGAGCTGTTGACCACGACGGAGGTGCCGTCGCGCTTGAGGACGGTCTCGCGGGTGTCGCAGCTGCCGCTGATGGTGATCCAGTGCGGGAACAGGTCCCGCGAGTAGCCGCTCGTGGAGCCCTGTGCCGCCACGGTCAGGGCGTTGAGCTGCGACTGGGCGGTCGCCTTCGACGGGATGCCGGGAGGCGTGGCCGAGGCGGGCTGGGCGTTTACGACGGCCAGGCAGGCCCCCGCGAGCGCCGCGACGGCGACCGCGGCGGCCTGCCGCCTGGCGCGCGGGAAACGGGGGAAGGATCGGGTGCTCCACATGAGGGGGCCTCCTCGTCAGGGGGTGGACGGCAACCGTCTCTGACGATCATGTCGATCGAAAGGCATGCCTGTAAAGAGGTGCCATACAGCCATTGAGCATTCGGCATATTTCTGTTGCGGACCCTTGCTCGGCCCAACCATGGAGAAGGGGGTGAGGACTATTCAGGTTCGCCGAAGGCGTGCTCCGCAGTGAGCCCTGGCCGCCGGCGCGCCAGCGCCCCGGCCACCGGTGGCATGGTGCGGCCACCGGTGGAGCCGATGCTGGCGAAATCCGTCGACACCGTGCCGCGAGGGCGAGGGCTGGCCTACGAGCCGAAGTGGGACGGCTGGCGCGCCATCGCGTTCCGCCACCACGAGGGGGTGTGCCTGCAGTCCCGAGCCGGCCGCGACCTCGGCGCCTACTTCCCCGACGTCATCGACGCCGTCACCGCAGCGGTGGCACCCGGCGCGGTGCTCGACGGTGAGCTCGTGGTCTGGGAGGCAGACCGGACCGACTTCTCCCTCCTGCAGCGGCGGGTCACCGCCGGCGCCCAGCGCGCGACCCTGGCGAGGCGCCACCCGGCCCACTACGTGGTCTTCGACCTCCTCAGCGCCCCACCGGGCCTGCCTCTGCTGGACAAGCCCCTCGCCGAGCGACGCGCCCTGCTGACGTCGCTGCTCGCCGACGCACCAGCACAGCTCACCCTGTCACCGCAGAGCACCGACGTCGGCCACGCCACCGAGTGGCTGCACACCTGGACCGCCGCCGGCATCGAAGGGGTCATGATCAAGCGGCTCGACGGACGCTACGAGCCCGGTAGGCGAGCCTGGCAGAAGTACCGCGCCTACCACACCACCGAAGCCATCATCGGCGGCGTCAACCCCCACCTCACCAACCCGGAAATCCTCCTGCTCGGCCGCCTCGACGAGGGCGGACGACTCCGCTACACCGGCCGCACCCACGCCCTGCGACCGGATCAGCGCGCCGAGCTGGCCACCCTGCTCACCCCTCACCCCTCACCCGACCGGACCAGGCAAGCCCGCCCACCCGTGGCCGCAGCCGCTGCCCGCCTCCTGGACGGGGCAGCTCGACCGGCCGCAACCCCTCCCCTACACCCCGGTCGTGCCGGCCATCGCCGCGGAGATCGAGGTCGACACCGCCTACGAGCACCACCTCGTCCGCTACCGACGCCCACGCCTCGACCTCGCCATCGCCGACGTCCCCCGACTCGACGGCCAACCCTGACGCCCACCGGCACCGCCATCCAGCCAAGGCGGCCGGTCCGCGACTCACAGAACGCCTCGCGCCGGCCTCTAGCACACCCGGAGCATGATCAGGGCGTTATCCACAGCCCCCGACGTCGTCCACAGCTCGCGGCCTCCCCATGGCGCGGCAGCGGGCTCGACGATGAAACTGAACTGGTCGGCGAGGCCGCCGCCCGGCTGCTGGCCACGGCCACATGCAGGTGGAGCAGCCCCAGCCGCAGGCCACCGACCAGCCGGTCCCCGCGCCGGTCAGACGGCACGGGGACCGGCTTGCGTCCTTGACCCGGCAGCAGCCGGAGCCCGTGAGGCCCTCATGCAGGTCTCAGCGCAGGTCCCATGCCTTTGCCCCGTCCGGTGTCCGGCGCGCATCTACACGACGACCGCCTATGGGCTCATGTCGAACATCGGCAATTGGCAGGTGCAGCGCAATCAACATCGCCGAGATCTGCATCGACAGGAGCCGGTTCACTATCCGGACCGCCTCGCCCGACAGGCAGGGATGTGTCCCGGCAACCACGAATCCGCCGGCAAACACCACGGCGAAGCATTCCGCAAGGACGATGCCTACCTCCGGCCCTTGCCGACCATCCGACGGGCCCGTGAGGGTCAGCCTCGCAGGCGCATCCGCCGCCCAGTAGGCGGACGTGGAACGTGTGGGGCTGACGGTAATTTGGCGTTGTCCGGCTCGGCGGTTGCCCCCGTGGCCTCCGAGCCGGACCTCCTGCCATGCATCCCCCTCAGTCGACGGTGAGGTCAGCCTGCCCGTACACACGCGGGTCGCCGGGGCTGATGCTGGCCGTCACGCCGCCTCAAGCCCTGGGGCGGGTCTTCGTACATGCCGCAGGTGGTGTGGTCAGCGGCCGGGCGCTGGGGCAGCTGATGTCAGGCCTGCTGCCTGGCCCTGCCGCAACGACCGCGACCAGGGCACCGTCCGGGCGCGGGCTGCTGGTCTCCAACTTGGACGGCACGCTGATGAGCGCGGCCGACAGCGCCGCGAAAACTGACGGCTGTG
The window above is part of the Micromonospora inositola genome. Proteins encoded here:
- a CDS encoding ATP-dependent DNA ligase; translated protein: MSPGRRRASAPATGGMVRPPVEPMLAKSVDTVPRGRGLAYEPKWDGWRAIAFRHHEGVCLQSRAGRDLGAYFPDVIDAVTAAVAPGAVLDGELVVWEADRTDFSLLQRRVTAGAQRATLARRHPAHYVVFDLLSAPPGLPLLDKPLAERRALLTSLLADAPAQLTLSPQSTDVGHATEWLHTWTAAGIEGVMIKRLDGRYEPGRRAWQKYRAYHTTEAIIGGVNPHLTNPEILLLGRLDEGGRLRYTGRTHALRPDQRAELATLLTPHPSPDRTRQARPPVAAAAARLLDGAARPAATPPLHPGRAGHRRGDRGRHRLRAPPRPLPTPTPRPRHRRRPPTRRPTLTPTGTAIQPRRPVRDSQNASRRPLAHPEHDQGVIHSPRRRPQLAASPWRGSGLDDETELVGEAAARLLATATCRWSSPSRRPPTSRSPRRSDGTGTGLRP
- the recD2 gene encoding SF1B family DNA helicase RecD2, with the protein product MVAVTAAARVPLATLDAVLERLTYVNEETGYTVARVATDRSADLLTVVGSLLGAQPGESLRLSGRWSSHPKYGRQFELDSYTTVLPATIQGIQRYLGSGLVKGIGPVFAERIVAHFGLDTLRVIEEERSRLVEVPGLGPKRTAKITAAWEEQKAIKEVMVFLQGVGVSTSLAVRIFKQYGDASIDVVVKEPYRLAADVWGIGFKTADTIAQAVGIPHDSPQRVMAGLQYTLSEATDRGHCYLPAPELVADATKILDVPGDLVTRCLDDLAADEGVVHETLPGGDGEPVQAVYLVPFHRAEQSLAGSLLRLLNDRADRLPHFAGVDWGKALAWLKARTGADLAREQEQAVRLALTSKVAVLTGGPGCGKSFTVRSIVELAAAKKAKVTLVAPTGRAAKRLSELTGHPAATVHRLLQLRPGGDASYDRDNPLDVDLLVVDEASMLDLILANKLVKAVPPGAHLLLVGDVDQLPSVGAGEVLRDLLAAPAIPRVRLTQIFRQAAQSGVVTNAHRINAGRPPLLEGLSDFFLFACDDTDATAALTVDVACTRIPARYGLDPRRDVQVLTPMHRGPAGAGALNTLLQQRLTPQREGQPERRMGGRVFRIGDKVTQIRNNYDKGQAGVFNGTLGIVTALSPEEQTLTVRTDEDESIDYDFDELDELAHAYAMTIHRSQGSEYPAVVIPLTTSAWMMLQRNLLYTAVTRAKKLVVLVGSRRALAAAVRTVGAGRRHTALDHRLT
- a CDS encoding HNH endonuclease family protein, with the protein product MWSTRSFPRFPRARRQAAAVAVAALAGACLAVVNAQPASATPPGIPSKATAQSQLNALTVAAQGSTSGYSRDLFPHWITISGSCDTRETVLKRDGTSVVVNSSCAATSGRWYSPYDGATWTAASDVDIDHVVPLAEAWRSGASSWTTSKRQSFANDLTRPQLIAVTDNVNQSKGDQDPSTWQPPLSSYRCTYSKMWITVKYSWGLKLQSSEKSALQSMLNTCSS